In the Chiloscyllium plagiosum isolate BGI_BamShark_2017 chromosome 15, ASM401019v2, whole genome shotgun sequence genome, one interval contains:
- the LOC122557388 gene encoding probable G-protein coupled receptor 83 gives MSAMSRYLWLPLPYVTNSFRKSQEEVNASGFLSALYDLSNGSSLFNWGNLTIEDWGIFSNQSKYEAESQNPTVKALLIVAYSVIIVISLFGNVLVCQVVVKNKRMHSATSLFVVNLAVADIMITLLNTPFTLVRFVNSNWVFGKLMCHISRFAQYCSVHVSVLTLTAIALDRHQVIMHPLKPRMSTVKGVICIIVIWIMATCFSLPHAIYQKLFRVEYRKEKVRSLCLHNFPQPADLYWKYMDLSTFILLYVLPLLIITVAYTTVAKKLWLRNAIGDITVEQYFAHRRKKIMTLKMLMLVVVVFAVCWFPLNCYVVLISSKAINTNNAIYFAFHWFAMSSTCYNPFIYCWLNANFRGELKSLLDMCKRQRVTHSQPLPCVSPPYRQAWIEDRSQKRNNQAQNLRFNTNSARTDISIVEPIVTVN, from the exons ATGAGCGCCATGAGCCGCTATCTCTGGCTGCCTTTGCCCTATGTCACCAACTCCTTCCGAAAGAGCCAGGAGGAAGTCAATGCCAGCGGCTTTCTGTCGGCGCTGTACGATCTCTCCAACGGCTCCTCCTTGTTCAACTGGGGCAACCTGACCATCGAGGACTGGGGAATCTTCAGCAACCAGTCCAAGTATGAAGCCGAGTCCCAGAACCCGACCGTCAAAGCGCTGCTCATCGTCGCTTATTCTGTCATCATCGTCATCTCGCTCTTCGGGAATGTCCTGGTTTGCCAGGTGGTGGTCAAAAACAAGAGGATGCACTCTGCTACCAGCCTGTTCGTGGTCAATCTGGCTGTGGCCGATATCATGATCACACTCCTTAACACCCCCTTCACTTTG GTTCGATTCGTAAATAGCAACTGGGTGTTCGGGAAGTTGATGTGTCACATCAGTCGGTTTGCGCAAtactgttctgtgcatgtgtcagtactgaccctcactgctatTGCTTTAGACCGACATCAG GTTATTATGCACCCATTGAAACCCAGGATGTCGACAGTTAAAGGAGTCATCTGTATCATTGTCATTTGGATCATGGCAACCTGCTTCTCCCTTCCACATGCGATCTACCAGAAGCTGTTCAGAGTCGAATACAG GAAAGAAAAAGTGCGAAGTTTATGTCTCCACAATTTCCCGCAGCCAGCTGATCTGTACTGGAAGTACATGGACTTGTCGACTTTCATTCTCCTGTATGTTTTGCCGCTTCTGATTATAACTGTAGCCTACACAACTGTGGCAAAGAAGCTCTGGCTGCGGAATGCTATTGGAGACATCACTGTAGAGCAGTATTTTGCTCACAGACGCAAGAAGATAATGACCCTGAAGATGCTGATGCTCGTGGTGGTAGTATTTGCCGTCTGTTGGTTTCCCCTGAACTGTTATGTTGTACTCATCTCCAGCAAGGCCATCAACACCAACAATGCCATATATTTTGCTTTCCATTGGTTCGCCATGAGCAGTACTTGCTACAATCCCTTCATCTATTGCTGGCTTAATGCAAATTTTCGAGgtgaacttaaatccttgctggACATGTGCAAAAGGCAAAGGGTCACCCACTCACAACCCCTTCCTTGTGTATCTCCTCCCTACAGGCAGGCATGGATTGAAGACAGAAGCCAAAAGAGAAACAATCAAGCTCAAAACTTGAGGTTTAACACCAACTCAGCAAGGACCGATATTTCCATTGTCGAACCTATTGTGACTGTAAACTAA